One Stigmatopora argus isolate UIUO_Sarg chromosome 20, RoL_Sarg_1.0, whole genome shotgun sequence genomic region harbors:
- the LOC144065505 gene encoding uncharacterized protein LOC144065505 isoform X3, whose translation MPAGTKRPKFQEELFDLKGYRLEGFPEQKMRDEQLPIKKEEDHFTWSPGDSMKKEDLGVASEGAEPANASAWPQIKEEEPEFPQEQHKREDQSPIKKEQQNVTGSTGEPFKREDNLFGANRAAQTVNCGSKRMQADNVFAPPPDGDNVPNDDEGVRENLSPDGQEFVGLKELPQIKEEEPEFPQQQMREEQLPIQKEDDDVTWSPDEALTRQDDLAWASGEVEPANTSWLQIKEEEPEFSEQTMIDEQFPIKNEEDYVTWSPGESVKWADLGVASVGVEPENASTWTQMIEEEPEFPQQCKREEQPPIKNEECVKWSTGFRNYLGADGQESVDLEGEVELPQIKEEEPEFPQQQMGDEQLPIKREEDHFTWSLGEFVKREDVQGVASRGAEPANTTIWPLTKEEKPEFSQQCKREEQSSIKNEECVKWSTGEPFKSEDDLGVANRGAELLSGSSTEGWRAENLVAPLSDGNDLLFDDDDVEDVKKNPSGNKLCKCFQCGKTFGKKSSLKTHMRSHTREKPLSCTVCGKTFTHEGKFKIHTRTHTGEKPFACSVCGKRFTASGSLNLHTRTHTGEKPFSCSVCGKRFTEKGKLKIHTRTHTGEKPFACSVCGKRFTASGSLNLHTRTHTGEKPFSCSVCGKSFTANRNLKIHTRTHTGEKPFSCSVCGKSFTANRNLKIHTRTHTGEKPFSCSVCGKAFSQRQGLQKHTRTHMGEKPFSCSVCGKAYSQRQDLQKHITTHTGEKPF comes from the exons ggttCCCTGaacaaaaaatgagagatgagcaacttccaatcaaaaaggaggaagatcatttcacctggtcccCAGGTGATTCCATGAAAAAGGAAGAtttgggcgtggccagcgaaggggcagagcctgcaaacgcctcagcatggcctcaaattaaagaggaggagccagagttccctcaagaaCAACACAAGAGAGAAGACCaatctccaatcaaaaaggagcagcaaaatgtcaccgggtcaactggtgagccattCAAGAGGGAAGATAATCTGTTCGGGGCCAACAGAGCGGCACAGACTGTGAACTGCGGCTCAAAAAGAATGCAAGCAGACAATGTCTTCGCTCCTCCACCAGATGGCGACAACGTGCCTAATgacgatgaag GTGTCAGGGAAAATCTTAGTCCTGATGGGCAAGAGTTTGTTGGCCTtaaagagctcccccaaatcaaagaggaggagccagagttccctcaacaacaaatgagagaagagcaacttccaatccaaaAGGAGGATGATGATGTGACCTGGTCACCTGATGAGGCCTTGACGAGGCAAGATGATCTGGCCTGGGCCAGTGGAGAggtggagcctgcaaacacctcatggctccaaattaaagaggaagagCCAGAGTTCTCTGAACAAACAATGATAGATGAGCAATttccaatcaaaaatgaggaagattatgtcacctggtcacctggtgagtcCGTGAAGTGGgctgatctgggcgtggccagcgtagGGGTGGAGCCTGAAAATGCCTCAACATGGACCCAAATGatagaggaggagccagagttccctcaacagtgcaaaagagaagagcaacctccaattaaaaacgaggaatgtgtcaaatggtcaactg gtttcagaaattatcttggtgctgatgggcaggagtctgttgaccttgaaggggaagttgagctcccccaaatcaaagaggaggagccagagttccctcaacaacaaatgggagacgagcaacttccaatcaaaagggaggaagatcatttcacctggtcacttggtgagttcgtgaagagggaagatgttcaaggcgtggccagcagaggggcggagcctgcaaacaccacaatATGGCCCCTAACTAAAGAGGAgaagccagagttctctcaacagtgcaaaagagaagagcaatcttcaatcaaaaatgaggaatgtgtcaaatggtcaactggtgagcctttcaagagtgaagatgatctgggcgtggccaacagaggggcagagcttctgagcggcagctcaacagaaggatggcgagcagaaaatttagttgctcctttatcagatggcaacgacttgctttttgacgatgatgatgttgaagatgttaagaaaaatcccagtggcaacaaactctgcaaatgctttcagtgtgggaaaacttttgggaaaaagtcttctttgaaaacacatatgaggagccacactagggagaaacccttatcatgtacagtttgtggtaaaacatttacacacgagggcaaatttaaaatacacacaagaacccacactggtgaaaaaccatttgcatgctcagtttgtggtaaaagatttacagcgaGCGGaagcttaaatcttcacacaagaacccacactggtgaaaaaccattttcgtgctcagtttgtggtaaaagatttacagagaagggaaagttaaaaatacacacaagaacacacactggtgaaaaaccatttgcatgctcagtttgtggtaaaagatttacagcgaGCGGaagcttaaatcttcacacaagaacccacactggcgaaaaaccattttcgtgctcagtttgtggtaaaagtttTACAGCGAAcagaaacttaaaaatacacacaagaacccacactggcgaaaaaccattttcgtgctcagtttgtggtaaaagtttTACAGCGAAcagaaacttaaaaatacacacaagaacccacacgggtgaaaagccattttcgtgttcagtttgcggtaaagccttttctcaaaggcaaggtttacaaaaacacacaagaacccacatgggtgaaaagccattttcgtgttcagtttgcggtaaagcctattCTCAAAggcaagatttacaaaaacacataacaacccacactggtgaaaaaccattctga
- the LOC144065505 gene encoding uncharacterized protein LOC144065505 isoform X4, with product MPAGTKRPKFQEELFDLKGYRLEGVRENLSPDGQEFVGLKELPQIKEEEPEFPQQQMREEQLPIQKEDDDVTWSPDEALTRQDDLAWASGEVEPANTSWLQIKEEEPEFSEQTMIDEQFPIKNEEDYVTWSPGESVKWADLGVASVGVEPENASTWTQMIEEEPEFPQQCKREEQPPIKNEECVKWSTGEPFKSEDDLAVANRGAELLSGSSTDGWRAENLIAPLSDVNDLLFDDDDVEDVKKNPSGDKLCKCFQCGKTFGKKSTLKTHSRSHTGEKPLCTVCGFRNYLGADGQESVDLEGEVELPQIKEEEPEFPQQQMGDEQLPIKREEDHFTWSLGEFVKREDVQGVASRGAEPANTTIWPLTKEEKPEFSQQCKREEQSSIKNEECVKWSTGEPFKSEDDLGVANRGAELLSGSSTEGWRAENLVAPLSDGNDLLFDDDDVEDVKKNPSGNKLCKCFQCGKTFGKKSSLKTHMRSHTREKPLSCTVCGKTFTHEGKFKIHTRTHTGEKPFACSVCGKRFTASGSLNLHTRTHTGEKPFSCSVCGKRFTEKGKLKIHTRTHTGEKPFACSVCGKRFTASGSLNLHTRTHTGEKPFSCSVCGKSFTANRNLKIHTRTHTGEKPFSCSVCGKSFTANRNLKIHTRTHTGEKPFSCSVCGKAFSQRQGLQKHTRTHMGEKPFSCSVCGKAYSQRQDLQKHITTHTGEKPF from the exons GTGTCAGGGAAAATCTTAGTCCTGATGGGCAAGAGTTTGTTGGCCTtaaagagctcccccaaatcaaagaggaggagccagagttccctcaacaacaaatgagagaagagcaacttccaatccaaaAGGAGGATGATGATGTGACCTGGTCACCTGATGAGGCCTTGACGAGGCAAGATGATCTGGCCTGGGCCAGTGGAGAggtggagcctgcaaacacctcatggctccaaattaaagaggaagagCCAGAGTTCTCTGAACAAACAATGATAGATGAGCAATttccaatcaaaaatgaggaagattatgtcacctggtcacctggtgagtcCGTGAAGTGGgctgatctgggcgtggccagcgtagGGGTGGAGCCTGAAAATGCCTCAACATGGACCCAAATGatagaggaggagccagagttccctcaacagtgcaaaagagaagagcaacctccaattaaaaacgaggaatgtgtcaaatggtcaactggtgagcctttcaagagtgaagatgatctggccgtggccaacagaggggcggagcttctgagcggcagctcaacagatggatggcgagcagaaaatttaattgctcctttatcagatgtcaacgacttgctttttgacgatgatgatgttgaagatgttaagaaaaatcccagtggcgacaaactctgcaaatgctttcagtgtgggaaaacttttgggaaaaagtctactttgaaaacccATAGtcggagccacactggggagaaacccttatgtacagtttgtg gtttcagaaattatcttggtgctgatgggcaggagtctgttgaccttgaaggggaagttgagctcccccaaatcaaagaggaggagccagagttccctcaacaacaaatgggagacgagcaacttccaatcaaaagggaggaagatcatttcacctggtcacttggtgagttcgtgaagagggaagatgttcaaggcgtggccagcagaggggcggagcctgcaaacaccacaatATGGCCCCTAACTAAAGAGGAgaagccagagttctctcaacagtgcaaaagagaagagcaatcttcaatcaaaaatgaggaatgtgtcaaatggtcaactggtgagcctttcaagagtgaagatgatctgggcgtggccaacagaggggcagagcttctgagcggcagctcaacagaaggatggcgagcagaaaatttagttgctcctttatcagatggcaacgacttgctttttgacgatgatgatgttgaagatgttaagaaaaatcccagtggcaacaaactctgcaaatgctttcagtgtgggaaaacttttgggaaaaagtcttctttgaaaacacatatgaggagccacactagggagaaacccttatcatgtacagtttgtggtaaaacatttacacacgagggcaaatttaaaatacacacaagaacccacactggtgaaaaaccatttgcatgctcagtttgtggtaaaagatttacagcgaGCGGaagcttaaatcttcacacaagaacccacactggtgaaaaaccattttcgtgctcagtttgtggtaaaagatttacagagaagggaaagttaaaaatacacacaagaacacacactggtgaaaaaccatttgcatgctcagtttgtggtaaaagatttacagcgaGCGGaagcttaaatcttcacacaagaacccacactggcgaaaaaccattttcgtgctcagtttgtggtaaaagtttTACAGCGAAcagaaacttaaaaatacacacaagaacccacactggcgaaaaaccattttcgtgctcagtttgtggtaaaagtttTACAGCGAAcagaaacttaaaaatacacacaagaacccacacgggtgaaaagccattttcgtgttcagtttgcggtaaagccttttctcaaaggcaaggtttacaaaaacacacaagaacccacatgggtgaaaagccattttcgtgttcagtttgcggtaaagcctattCTCAAAggcaagatttacaaaaacacataacaacccacactggtgaaaaaccattctga
- the LOC144065505 gene encoding uncharacterized protein LOC144065505 isoform X1, translated as MPAGTKRPKFQEELFDLKGYRLEGFPEQKMRDEQLPIKKEEDHFTWSPGDSMKKEDLGVASEGAEPANASAWPQIKEEEPEFPQEQHKREDQSPIKKEQQNVTGSTGEPFKREDNLFGANRAAQTVNCGSKRMQADNVFAPPPDGDNVPNDDEGVRENLSPDGQEFVGLKELPQIKEEEPEFPQQQMREEQLPIQKEDDDVTWSPDEALTRQDDLAWASGEVEPANTSWLQIKEEEPEFSEQTMIDEQFPIKNEEDYVTWSPGESVKWADLGVASVGVEPENASTWTQMIEEEPEFPQQCKREEQPPIKNEECVKWSTGEPFKSEDDLAVANRGAELLSGSSTDGWRAENLIAPLSDVNDLLFDDDDVEDVKKNPSGDKLCKCFQCGKTFGKKSTLKTHSRSHTGEKPLCTVCGFRNYLGADGQESVDLEGEVELPQIKEEEPEFPQQQMGDEQLPIKREEDHFTWSLGEFVKREDVQGVASRGAEPANTTIWPLTKEEKPEFSQQCKREEQSSIKNEECVKWSTGEPFKSEDDLGVANRGAELLSGSSTEGWRAENLVAPLSDGNDLLFDDDDVEDVKKNPSGNKLCKCFQCGKTFGKKSSLKTHMRSHTREKPLSCTVCGKTFTHEGKFKIHTRTHTGEKPFACSVCGKRFTASGSLNLHTRTHTGEKPFSCSVCGKRFTEKGKLKIHTRTHTGEKPFACSVCGKRFTASGSLNLHTRTHTGEKPFSCSVCGKSFTANRNLKIHTRTHTGEKPFSCSVCGKSFTANRNLKIHTRTHTGEKPFSCSVCGKAFSQRQGLQKHTRTHMGEKPFSCSVCGKAYSQRQDLQKHITTHTGEKPF; from the exons ggttCCCTGaacaaaaaatgagagatgagcaacttccaatcaaaaaggaggaagatcatttcacctggtcccCAGGTGATTCCATGAAAAAGGAAGAtttgggcgtggccagcgaaggggcagagcctgcaaacgcctcagcatggcctcaaattaaagaggaggagccagagttccctcaagaaCAACACAAGAGAGAAGACCaatctccaatcaaaaaggagcagcaaaatgtcaccgggtcaactggtgagccattCAAGAGGGAAGATAATCTGTTCGGGGCCAACAGAGCGGCACAGACTGTGAACTGCGGCTCAAAAAGAATGCAAGCAGACAATGTCTTCGCTCCTCCACCAGATGGCGACAACGTGCCTAATgacgatgaag GTGTCAGGGAAAATCTTAGTCCTGATGGGCAAGAGTTTGTTGGCCTtaaagagctcccccaaatcaaagaggaggagccagagttccctcaacaacaaatgagagaagagcaacttccaatccaaaAGGAGGATGATGATGTGACCTGGTCACCTGATGAGGCCTTGACGAGGCAAGATGATCTGGCCTGGGCCAGTGGAGAggtggagcctgcaaacacctcatggctccaaattaaagaggaagagCCAGAGTTCTCTGAACAAACAATGATAGATGAGCAATttccaatcaaaaatgaggaagattatgtcacctggtcacctggtgagtcCGTGAAGTGGgctgatctgggcgtggccagcgtagGGGTGGAGCCTGAAAATGCCTCAACATGGACCCAAATGatagaggaggagccagagttccctcaacagtgcaaaagagaagagcaacctccaattaaaaacgaggaatgtgtcaaatggtcaactggtgagcctttcaagagtgaagatgatctggccgtggccaacagaggggcggagcttctgagcggcagctcaacagatggatggcgagcagaaaatttaattgctcctttatcagatgtcaacgacttgctttttgacgatgatgatgttgaagatgttaagaaaaatcccagtggcgacaaactctgcaaatgctttcagtgtgggaaaacttttgggaaaaagtctactttgaaaacccATAGtcggagccacactggggagaaacccttatgtacagtttgtg gtttcagaaattatcttggtgctgatgggcaggagtctgttgaccttgaaggggaagttgagctcccccaaatcaaagaggaggagccagagttccctcaacaacaaatgggagacgagcaacttccaatcaaaagggaggaagatcatttcacctggtcacttggtgagttcgtgaagagggaagatgttcaaggcgtggccagcagaggggcggagcctgcaaacaccacaatATGGCCCCTAACTAAAGAGGAgaagccagagttctctcaacagtgcaaaagagaagagcaatcttcaatcaaaaatgaggaatgtgtcaaatggtcaactggtgagcctttcaagagtgaagatgatctgggcgtggccaacagaggggcagagcttctgagcggcagctcaacagaaggatggcgagcagaaaatttagttgctcctttatcagatggcaacgacttgctttttgacgatgatgatgttgaagatgttaagaaaaatcccagtggcaacaaactctgcaaatgctttcagtgtgggaaaacttttgggaaaaagtcttctttgaaaacacatatgaggagccacactagggagaaacccttatcatgtacagtttgtggtaaaacatttacacacgagggcaaatttaaaatacacacaagaacccacactggtgaaaaaccatttgcatgctcagtttgtggtaaaagatttacagcgaGCGGaagcttaaatcttcacacaagaacccacactggtgaaaaaccattttcgtgctcagtttgtggtaaaagatttacagagaagggaaagttaaaaatacacacaagaacacacactggtgaaaaaccatttgcatgctcagtttgtggtaaaagatttacagcgaGCGGaagcttaaatcttcacacaagaacccacactggcgaaaaaccattttcgtgctcagtttgtggtaaaagtttTACAGCGAAcagaaacttaaaaatacacacaagaacccacactggcgaaaaaccattttcgtgctcagtttgtggtaaaagtttTACAGCGAAcagaaacttaaaaatacacacaagaacccacacgggtgaaaagccattttcgtgttcagtttgcggtaaagccttttctcaaaggcaaggtttacaaaaacacacaagaacccacatgggtgaaaagccattttcgtgttcagtttgcggtaaagcctattCTCAAAggcaagatttacaaaaacacataacaacccacactggtgaaaaaccattctga
- the LOC144065505 gene encoding uncharacterized protein LOC144065505 isoform X2, with protein sequence MPAGTKRPKFQEELFDLKGYRLEGFPEQKMRDEQLPIKKEEDHFTWSPGDSMKKEDLGVASEGAEPANASAWPQIKEEEPEFPQEQHKREDQSPIKKEQQNVTGSTGVRENLSPDGQEFVGLKELPQIKEEEPEFPQQQMREEQLPIQKEDDDVTWSPDEALTRQDDLAWASGEVEPANTSWLQIKEEEPEFSEQTMIDEQFPIKNEEDYVTWSPGESVKWADLGVASVGVEPENASTWTQMIEEEPEFPQQCKREEQPPIKNEECVKWSTGEPFKSEDDLAVANRGAELLSGSSTDGWRAENLIAPLSDVNDLLFDDDDVEDVKKNPSGDKLCKCFQCGKTFGKKSTLKTHSRSHTGEKPLCTVCGFRNYLGADGQESVDLEGEVELPQIKEEEPEFPQQQMGDEQLPIKREEDHFTWSLGEFVKREDVQGVASRGAEPANTTIWPLTKEEKPEFSQQCKREEQSSIKNEECVKWSTGEPFKSEDDLGVANRGAELLSGSSTEGWRAENLVAPLSDGNDLLFDDDDVEDVKKNPSGNKLCKCFQCGKTFGKKSSLKTHMRSHTREKPLSCTVCGKTFTHEGKFKIHTRTHTGEKPFACSVCGKRFTASGSLNLHTRTHTGEKPFSCSVCGKRFTEKGKLKIHTRTHTGEKPFACSVCGKRFTASGSLNLHTRTHTGEKPFSCSVCGKSFTANRNLKIHTRTHTGEKPFSCSVCGKSFTANRNLKIHTRTHTGEKPFSCSVCGKAFSQRQGLQKHTRTHMGEKPFSCSVCGKAYSQRQDLQKHITTHTGEKPF encoded by the exons ggttCCCTGaacaaaaaatgagagatgagcaacttccaatcaaaaaggaggaagatcatttcacctggtcccCAGGTGATTCCATGAAAAAGGAAGAtttgggcgtggccagcgaaggggcagagcctgcaaacgcctcagcatggcctcaaattaaagaggaggagccagagttccctcaagaaCAACACAAGAGAGAAGACCaatctccaatcaaaaaggagcagcaaaatgtcaccgggtcaactg GTGTCAGGGAAAATCTTAGTCCTGATGGGCAAGAGTTTGTTGGCCTtaaagagctcccccaaatcaaagaggaggagccagagttccctcaacaacaaatgagagaagagcaacttccaatccaaaAGGAGGATGATGATGTGACCTGGTCACCTGATGAGGCCTTGACGAGGCAAGATGATCTGGCCTGGGCCAGTGGAGAggtggagcctgcaaacacctcatggctccaaattaaagaggaagagCCAGAGTTCTCTGAACAAACAATGATAGATGAGCAATttccaatcaaaaatgaggaagattatgtcacctggtcacctggtgagtcCGTGAAGTGGgctgatctgggcgtggccagcgtagGGGTGGAGCCTGAAAATGCCTCAACATGGACCCAAATGatagaggaggagccagagttccctcaacagtgcaaaagagaagagcaacctccaattaaaaacgaggaatgtgtcaaatggtcaactggtgagcctttcaagagtgaagatgatctggccgtggccaacagaggggcggagcttctgagcggcagctcaacagatggatggcgagcagaaaatttaattgctcctttatcagatgtcaacgacttgctttttgacgatgatgatgttgaagatgttaagaaaaatcccagtggcgacaaactctgcaaatgctttcagtgtgggaaaacttttgggaaaaagtctactttgaaaacccATAGtcggagccacactggggagaaacccttatgtacagtttgtg gtttcagaaattatcttggtgctgatgggcaggagtctgttgaccttgaaggggaagttgagctcccccaaatcaaagaggaggagccagagttccctcaacaacaaatgggagacgagcaacttccaatcaaaagggaggaagatcatttcacctggtcacttggtgagttcgtgaagagggaagatgttcaaggcgtggccagcagaggggcggagcctgcaaacaccacaatATGGCCCCTAACTAAAGAGGAgaagccagagttctctcaacagtgcaaaagagaagagcaatcttcaatcaaaaatgaggaatgtgtcaaatggtcaactggtgagcctttcaagagtgaagatgatctgggcgtggccaacagaggggcagagcttctgagcggcagctcaacagaaggatggcgagcagaaaatttagttgctcctttatcagatggcaacgacttgctttttgacgatgatgatgttgaagatgttaagaaaaatcccagtggcaacaaactctgcaaatgctttcagtgtgggaaaacttttgggaaaaagtcttctttgaaaacacatatgaggagccacactagggagaaacccttatcatgtacagtttgtggtaaaacatttacacacgagggcaaatttaaaatacacacaagaacccacactggtgaaaaaccatttgcatgctcagtttgtggtaaaagatttacagcgaGCGGaagcttaaatcttcacacaagaacccacactggtgaaaaaccattttcgtgctcagtttgtggtaaaagatttacagagaagggaaagttaaaaatacacacaagaacacacactggtgaaaaaccatttgcatgctcagtttgtggtaaaagatttacagcgaGCGGaagcttaaatcttcacacaagaacccacactggcgaaaaaccattttcgtgctcagtttgtggtaaaagtttTACAGCGAAcagaaacttaaaaatacacacaagaacccacactggcgaaaaaccattttcgtgctcagtttgtggtaaaagtttTACAGCGAAcagaaacttaaaaatacacacaagaacccacacgggtgaaaagccattttcgtgttcagtttgcggtaaagccttttctcaaaggcaaggtttacaaaaacacacaagaacccacatgggtgaaaagccattttcgtgttcagtttgcggtaaagcctattCTCAAAggcaagatttacaaaaacacataacaacccacactggtgaaaaaccattctga